Within the Methanobacterium sp. BRmetb2 genome, the region TGATAAATTAAAATTAATATAAATGTTAATTTAGTCTATGAATTTGTCTACGTTTTTTAAATTCATTAGTAATTTATTGTTGGCCAGTTATGCTCAACCATAGCTGTTCAATTTGCATGATAATTGAATTGATACTGTCTAATATGCTTTGTATCGGATCTAAACTTTCTTCAATATCGTGGACAGCATTTTCAGTAATATTTGTTGCATTAGATATTGTTTCATTGGTTACCTTTTTGATTTCATCTAAATCTCCAAGTTTTTCTAAAATACTTAAATCAGGTGCAGTATCGGCGTAGGAATAATTTAAAAATCCTAATGATATTAGGAAAATACTTAATATAGCAAAACTTTTTTTAATCATACTATCACCATACAAAATTAAATTAATTTAATTAAATCAATAATTATTTTAACTGATTTCTTATTTATATTTATATTAATCCAATTCACAATAACTATGGCTTAATTACTAGTTAATCCTAAGAACATTTGTATAATACCATCTTAAAAACATACAATAAAATTAAAATGAGATGATTCTATGGAAGAAGAAAGATTTCAAAAAGGTTTGAAAATATTGGAAAAATATAACCCTGATTCTTTTAACAATTTAAGGAAAAGTTTAGAAGATGTAGCCCCTGATCTTGCCAGATTTGTTGTAGAATTTCCTTATGGAGATATTTATTCAAGACCTGGTTTGGAGATGAAGACCCGGGAGATGATCACAGTAGCAGCACTAACTGCACTGGGAACCGCAGAATTACAACTTAAAAGTCACATAACTGCTGCTCTAAATGCAGGGTGTACTCGAGAGGAGATAATAGAAATAATGATTCAATTGGCAGCTTATGCAGGATTTCCTGCAGCTATTAATGGAATTAATGCAGCTAAAGATGTTTTTGAAAGTAGGGATGAAAAATAAATTCCACAAATTAAAAAATAATTATAAAATAATTTTTTCAGTCAGATTTGAAAAATTTTTTTAGCATTTTTTTCAGTCAATTTATCAATTTTTTCAAAGCTTACCTCTTTAATTTCTGCAATTTTCTGAACAGCTTCTCTAACATATACTGGTTCGTTACGTTTACCTTTAAAAGGGGATAAATAAGGACTGTCTGTTTCAGTAATAATGTTAGCTAAAGGTAAATCTTTTACCAAATTTTGGTGATGATTGGAAAAACATATCATAGTGGAAATTGATATGAAATATTCCTCATCTACAATGTCTTTTGCTGTGGGAGCATCTCCACTATAACAATGAAATATAACATTAGGAATGTTTGAATTTTTTTTAACCAACTCAAAAGCTTTTTTTTCTGAATCACGTGCATGTATCACCAGAGGCATTTCATATTCAGATGCAAGATCAATAAATGATTCAAATACTTTAATTTGTTTTCTTCTACCTTCAACATCTTTGGTGTGATGAAAATCTAATCCAGTTTCACCAATAGCAACAGCTTTATCTATATTGGAGATAATTTCTTTTTTAGCATCTTCCAATACAATTGCTTCTGCTTTAGCTGCATTTACTGGGTGAAAACCAAGAGTACCATAAATAAAGCCTTTGTATTCCTTTAAAAGTTTTAGTGTTCTTCTATTTCCACCTAGAGTTGCACCGGAATTAATAATAGCTGTTAATTCAGCTTTAGCTCTTTTTATTACATCTTTTCGGGTTTTGTTATAATCTTTGAAATCAACGTGGCAGTGTGTATCAATCATTTTTTAACCTCCCATCTAAAATTAGAAATTCAAAAAATAGATTATCTTATTGTCAATTAATAAATTTTATTGAAGTTTAGACACCAAAACGTCTTTCCCTTTGTTGATATGATCTTAAAGCCCTTAAAAAATCAACTTTTCTTAGTTGGGGCCATAAACTATCACAGAAATATAATTCAGAATATGATGATTGCCATAATAGAAATCCACTTAGTCGTTCTTCGCCACTTGTCCTAATTATAAGGTTAGGATCCTCCAAACCGGCAGTGTAAAGATTTTTATTCACTAAATTTTCATCTATATCGGCAATGTTTATTTTGTTGTCTTTAACATCTTTTGCAATTTTTTTAATTGCATCAAGTATCTCCAGGCGGCCATCGTATCCAATTGCAATATTAACAAGTCTCTTATCGTAGGAAGCTGTAGATTCTTCTGCTATTTTTATGGCATTTTTAACATTTTCAGGAAGTAATTCTAATTGGCCCACAGCTTTGACTTTAACCTGATTGTCATGTATTTTTTTATTTCTTGCTATTC harbors:
- the uppS gene encoding di-trans,poly-cis-decaprenylcistransferase gives rise to the protein MSILTPVYKVYEWYISRNLNQKNMPKHIAIIMDGNRRYSRLQGQKEAIEGHKRGVNTLESVLDWCIDLGIKIVTVYAFSTENFNRSPEEVKGLMRLFQENFEGIARNKKIHDNQVKVKAVGQLELLPENVKNAIKIAEESTASYDKRLVNIAIGYDGRLEILDAIKKIAKDVKDNKINIADIDENLVNKNLYTAGLEDPNLIIRTSGEERLSGFLLWQSSYSELYFCDSLWPQLRKVDFLRALRSYQQRERRFGV
- a CDS encoding DNase, with amino-acid sequence MIDTHCHVDFKDYNKTRKDVIKRAKAELTAIINSGATLGGNRRTLKLLKEYKGFIYGTLGFHPVNAAKAEAIVLEDAKKEIISNIDKAVAIGETGLDFHHTKDVEGRRKQIKVFESFIDLASEYEMPLVIHARDSEKKAFELVKKNSNIPNVIFHCYSGDAPTAKDIVDEEYFISISTMICFSNHHQNLVKDLPLANIITETDSPYLSPFKGKRNEPVYVREAVQKIAEIKEVSFEKIDKLTEKNAKKIFQI
- a CDS encoding 4-carboxymuconolactone decarboxylase, with product MEEERFQKGLKILEKYNPDSFNNLRKSLEDVAPDLARFVVEFPYGDIYSRPGLEMKTREMITVAALTALGTAELQLKSHITAALNAGCTREEIIEIMIQLAAYAGFPAAINGINAAKDVFESRDEK